In Megalopta genalis isolate 19385.01 chromosome 17, iyMegGena1_principal, whole genome shotgun sequence, a single genomic region encodes these proteins:
- the Pms2 gene encoding mismatch repair endonuclease PMS2 isoform X2: MTDPTPTTEKSKKINAINKQAIHQICSGQVVLDIATAIKELVENSLDSGATLIDIKLKDYGKTCISVSDNGSGVLEEDFEGLGLKHHTSKLTEFSDLIEVNTFGFRGEALSSLCSLSDLTIITRHATCEHGFKLQFDHNGILTTKEAYAREVGTTVHVKDIFKCLPVRAKELQKNLKKEYTHAIQLLYSYCLVSTETKVTCTNLVSGKSSNQVINTTSSSDILNNINIIFGKRSSDGLVKLELLHPNESTLQEYNLQNNTVIDFEWDCYISSCDHSTGRSTPDRQFLYINGRPCNLTKISKLINHIYHKYNNKQYPFIFLNLKLNKQSTDINVTPDKRTIFCTQERLILACLKFSLTTKWNKLQGNLTVKPLEDLQLKIKRPISPSNEDPPAKRLQNVHSELYSKNEFVKEHKIKKTTQSDNYDDENYDVQNDISQIKTLDNAEMSINISTIKQKLEETKNALARYAGTSARIKYKAQMDSNQNNAEDELKRELTKESFHEMEIIGQFNLGFIIARLNEDLFIIDQHATDEKYRFEKLNKETQLKTQKLIAPKSLNLSSLNETILIQHLKTFEDNGFSFKINFEEPGHRIDLTGIPVSGYWQFGKDDIEELIFLIRECGIEDKENHIFRPSRVRQMLASRACRSAVMIGTALNKNEMQKLITQMAQMENPWSCPHGRPTIRHLLSLHLVHK; this comes from the exons ATGACAGACCCAACTCCAACAACAgaaaaatcgaaaaaaattaatGCTATAAATAAACAAGCGATTCACCAAATATGCTCTGGACAG gtGGTACTAGACATTGCAACTGCCATTAAAGAACTTGTAGAAAATAGTTTGGATAGTGGAGCTACGTTAATTGATATTAAATTGAAAGATTATGGAAAAACATGTATTAGTGTCAGTGACAATGGTAGTGGTGTCTTGGAAGAAGATTTTGAAGGATTAG GACTGAAACATCATACATCCAAATTAACAGAATTCTCAGATTTAATAGAAGTAAATACATTTGGATTCCGTGGAGAAGCTCTTAGTTCCCTTTGTTCTTTATCTGACTTGACTATTATTACAAGACATGCAACCTGTGAACATGGTTTCAAACTACAATTTGATCATAACGGTATACTAACAACAAAAGAAGCTTACGCAAGGGAAGTAGGGACTACTGTACATGTTAAAGAcattttcaaatgtctgcctgtTCGTGCAAAAGAACTtcaaaaaaatttaaaaaaagaatataCTCATGCCATTCAATTATTGTATAGTTATTGTTTGGTTTCTACTGAAACCAAAGTGACATGTACTAATTTAGTGTCAGGTAAATCTTCTAATCAAGTAATCAATACTACAAGCTCCAGTGACAttttgaataatattaatataatatttggtAAAAGATCTTCCGATGGACTTGTTAAACTTGAATTGCTTCATCCTAATGAATCGACTCTGCAAGAATATAACTTGCAAAATAATACAGTTATAGACTTTGAATGGGACTGTTATATTAGTAGTTGTGATCACAGTACTGGACGTTCTACTCCAGATAGACAATTTCTTTATATAAATGGTCGACCATGTAATCTTACAAAAATCAGTAAACTGATAAATCATATTTaccataaatataataataaacaatatccATTTATCTTTTTAAACTTAAAACTAAATAAACAATCAACAGATATTAATGTAACTCCAGATAAAAGAACAATTTTTTGTACACAAGAACGTTTAATATTGGCATGCCTAAAGTTTAGTTTAACAACAAAGTGGAACAAACTACAGGGGAATTTAACTGTGAAGCCATTGgaagatttacaattaaaaataaaaagaccAATTTCCCCTTCAAATGAGGATCCTCCAGCGAAAAGACTACAAAATGTACACTCTGAGCTGTACAGTAAAAACGAATTTGTAAAAGAACATAAAATAAAGAAAACTACACAAAGCGATAATTACGAcgatgaaaattatgatgtACAAAATGATATAAGTCAGATAAAAACATTGGACAATGCAGAAATGTCAATTAATATTTCCACAATAAAACAAAAACTTGAAGAAACTAAAAATGCATTGGCAAGATATGCAGGTACTAGTGCAAGAATCAAATATAAAGCACAAATGGATTCAAACCAAAATAATGCTGAAGACGAATTAAAACGGGAATTGACAAAGGAATCTTTTCATGAG ATGGAGATCATAGGCCAATTTAATCTTGGTTTTATCATAGCTCGCTTAAATGAAGATTTATTTATCATTGATCAGCATGCTACAGATGAAAAATATCGTTTCGAAAAACTAAATAAAGAAACGCAATTAAAAACgcaaaaattaattgctcctaaATCATTAAATCTTTCTTCCTTGAACGAAACAATATTAATTCAACATCTGAAAACATTTGAAGATAATGGCTTTTCGTTCAAGATTaattttgaag AACCTGggcatcgtatagatttgacaGGTATACCAGTTAGTGGCTATTGGCAATTTGGTAAAGATGACATAGAAGAATTAATTTTTCTCATTAGGGAATGTGGTATAGAAGATAAAGAAAACCACATATTCCGCCCATCTCGAGTAAGACAAATGTTGGCCTCAAGAGCTTGTCGTAGTGCAGTTATGATTGGTACAGCTCTTAATAAAAACGAAATGCAAAAATTAATAACGCAAATGGCACAAATGGAAAATCCCTGGAGTTGCCCTCATGGTAGACCCACTATTAGACACCTTCTATCTTTACATCTAGTACATAAATGA
- the Pms2 gene encoding mismatch repair endonuclease PMS2 isoform X1: MTDPTPTTEKSKKINAINKQAIHQICSGQVVLDIATAIKELVENSLDSGATLIDIKLKDYGKTCISVSDNGSGVLEEDFEGLGLKHHTSKLTEFSDLIEVNTFGFRGEALSSLCSLSDLTIITRHATCEHGFKLQFDHNGILTTKEAYAREVGTTVHVKDIFKCLPVRAKELQKNLKKEYTHAIQLLYSYCLVSTETKVTCTNLVSGKSSNQVINTTSSSDILNNINIIFGKRSSDGLVKLELLHPNESTLQEYNLQNNTVIDFEWDCYISSCDHSTGRSTPDRQFLYINGRPCNLTKISKLINHIYHKYNNKQYPFIFLNLKLNKQSTDINVTPDKRTIFCTQERLILACLKFSLTTKWNKLQGNLTVKPLEDLQLKIKRPISPSNEDPPAKRLQNVHSELYSKNEFVKEHKIKKTTQSDNYDDENYDVQNDISQIKTLDNAEMSINISTIKQKLEETKNALARYAGTSARIKYKAQMDSNQNNAEDELKRELTKESFHEMEIIGQFNLGFIIARLNEDLFIIDQHATDEKYRFEKLNKETQLKTQKLIAPKSLNLSSLNETILIQHLKTFEDNGFSFKINFEAEPGHRIDLTGIPVSGYWQFGKDDIEELIFLIRECGIEDKENHIFRPSRVRQMLASRACRSAVMIGTALNKNEMQKLITQMAQMENPWSCPHGRPTIRHLLSLHLVHK; the protein is encoded by the exons ATGACAGACCCAACTCCAACAACAgaaaaatcgaaaaaaattaatGCTATAAATAAACAAGCGATTCACCAAATATGCTCTGGACAG gtGGTACTAGACATTGCAACTGCCATTAAAGAACTTGTAGAAAATAGTTTGGATAGTGGAGCTACGTTAATTGATATTAAATTGAAAGATTATGGAAAAACATGTATTAGTGTCAGTGACAATGGTAGTGGTGTCTTGGAAGAAGATTTTGAAGGATTAG GACTGAAACATCATACATCCAAATTAACAGAATTCTCAGATTTAATAGAAGTAAATACATTTGGATTCCGTGGAGAAGCTCTTAGTTCCCTTTGTTCTTTATCTGACTTGACTATTATTACAAGACATGCAACCTGTGAACATGGTTTCAAACTACAATTTGATCATAACGGTATACTAACAACAAAAGAAGCTTACGCAAGGGAAGTAGGGACTACTGTACATGTTAAAGAcattttcaaatgtctgcctgtTCGTGCAAAAGAACTtcaaaaaaatttaaaaaaagaatataCTCATGCCATTCAATTATTGTATAGTTATTGTTTGGTTTCTACTGAAACCAAAGTGACATGTACTAATTTAGTGTCAGGTAAATCTTCTAATCAAGTAATCAATACTACAAGCTCCAGTGACAttttgaataatattaatataatatttggtAAAAGATCTTCCGATGGACTTGTTAAACTTGAATTGCTTCATCCTAATGAATCGACTCTGCAAGAATATAACTTGCAAAATAATACAGTTATAGACTTTGAATGGGACTGTTATATTAGTAGTTGTGATCACAGTACTGGACGTTCTACTCCAGATAGACAATTTCTTTATATAAATGGTCGACCATGTAATCTTACAAAAATCAGTAAACTGATAAATCATATTTaccataaatataataataaacaatatccATTTATCTTTTTAAACTTAAAACTAAATAAACAATCAACAGATATTAATGTAACTCCAGATAAAAGAACAATTTTTTGTACACAAGAACGTTTAATATTGGCATGCCTAAAGTTTAGTTTAACAACAAAGTGGAACAAACTACAGGGGAATTTAACTGTGAAGCCATTGgaagatttacaattaaaaataaaaagaccAATTTCCCCTTCAAATGAGGATCCTCCAGCGAAAAGACTACAAAATGTACACTCTGAGCTGTACAGTAAAAACGAATTTGTAAAAGAACATAAAATAAAGAAAACTACACAAAGCGATAATTACGAcgatgaaaattatgatgtACAAAATGATATAAGTCAGATAAAAACATTGGACAATGCAGAAATGTCAATTAATATTTCCACAATAAAACAAAAACTTGAAGAAACTAAAAATGCATTGGCAAGATATGCAGGTACTAGTGCAAGAATCAAATATAAAGCACAAATGGATTCAAACCAAAATAATGCTGAAGACGAATTAAAACGGGAATTGACAAAGGAATCTTTTCATGAG ATGGAGATCATAGGCCAATTTAATCTTGGTTTTATCATAGCTCGCTTAAATGAAGATTTATTTATCATTGATCAGCATGCTACAGATGAAAAATATCGTTTCGAAAAACTAAATAAAGAAACGCAATTAAAAACgcaaaaattaattgctcctaaATCATTAAATCTTTCTTCCTTGAACGAAACAATATTAATTCAACATCTGAAAACATTTGAAGATAATGGCTTTTCGTTCAAGATTaattttgaag CAGAACCTGggcatcgtatagatttgacaGGTATACCAGTTAGTGGCTATTGGCAATTTGGTAAAGATGACATAGAAGAATTAATTTTTCTCATTAGGGAATGTGGTATAGAAGATAAAGAAAACCACATATTCCGCCCATCTCGAGTAAGACAAATGTTGGCCTCAAGAGCTTGTCGTAGTGCAGTTATGATTGGTACAGCTCTTAATAAAAACGAAATGCAAAAATTAATAACGCAAATGGCACAAATGGAAAATCCCTGGAGTTGCCCTCATGGTAGACCCACTATTAGACACCTTCTATCTTTACATCTAGTACATAAATGA